The region AAACCAAGTTCTGTGAGATCACATATCTTTAGAATAAAATCCAACTGGACCTGATACTTCTACTGTTTGCATTCATCGTATATACACATTGATGAGTTATATGGAATTTGAATATGAGGGAAAGAAAAGCGAAGCAGATTCTTACAGTATCCTTAAGTTCATATGTGTGATTGGATACCAAACACACCTTTAATACTGTTGACATGTTCTTGTGTACAAATTACAATAAAATGGAACTCAGCAATTGCAGCAGTTACACGTAGAAATTAAGGGCTAAAAGCACTGAAACGGATGAGAAATAGACATAGATCAAATGGCAAGCAAGCTTTTTTAGGGGGCCAATCTACAGCAATACATGTGCAAAAAGTTAGCTTAACTCTTTTCGTTTTTAAATTCCACCCACTCTTCTCCTTTACAGTTCTTTGTCAGCTTTGTGAATTTGAAGGTGTGCATATTCCAACTCATTTCTGCCAATCTTTCACTCATATAATTGCTTCTGAATCATAATTATGATAATATATAAGTAATTTTTAGTAGGAGCTACTCACTTATTACAGCTGAGTAAGGTATAAGCTTTCACTTTTTCACCCATGTTTTACTGACATGCTCTTCATAATGGGGAAGCATCCACACTTGTAGATATAATAGGAAACATCCCAGTTGGGATTCTACTTTGGGATTGCTAATCTGAAAATGGGTATTACTGGGGAGCTTGTTAGGAGTGTCTTCTCCAAAAGCAGGTCCATCAGAACTCATGAAACCAGTGTAGGTTGCATTAAGATTTTCTTCTAGTACTTGTGTATTTCTTTACCATTAAATTTTATAGCCTACTGTCTTGTGATTTGCTAATTCCGCATTTCAACATGCCTTCTCTTATCCAAACAGATTAGAAGCAATtcagaaagaagaaaatggaAAACCTCGGTGAGATCGTACCTGTGTGGTGATGAATATAACTCTTTTCTCACACAGGAGGATTCAGCTTCTGTAGGGAGCTCCAAAGTCACTGTATCTGCACAACCAGAATTTAGTTCTGTCGCGGAGGGGAATCCTTCTTCTTCTGTTTGGAGCTCTGAGGCTACTATCACACAACCTGTGCCACTAGGGTTGATTGATGCAGTAGATGCCGAGAGTAGGCAAACAAATGGTGATATGCACGAAAAACAGAACTCTACATCTAGATTGATTAACAAAGATGATGCAGCCACTATTATTCAATTAGCATTCAGAAGCTTTCAGGTCAATTCCCACACAGTCAGAATTAAATATTCCAATCTTTCTCAGTTAATATGATCTCAAACTATCAACAAAAGAATGTTTACGCATATTTAATCACAAGGCCTGCTACATATATTTCATAATGCTAGAGTTGAAAGATACCTCAGCATTTCAACCTATGCAGTGTGTTTGATCCCAAATATAGAAGTCATGTTTAACATCTTCTCACTTCTCAGGCTCGAAGGACGATAGAAGGACTCAAATTGACAGATGGTAATGATAATCCCACCGTAGGAGCAGAAAGTCGAAGAAGTGGCTCTACTGGAACATCCATCGAATTTCAAACAGGAAATACAACAGGAGTTCACTCCTTGAGAGACAAAATAGAGAAAATGCCTCAACCACTTCAAATCAAAGGTAGACGTCAAGGACTGAAGCTAAAGGTAAACCAAATTCTTTGTAGTTCTCTTGGTAACCATAGATATAAGGGAGCCTGTAAAGCAAAACAAAATTAAATATCTGAAGGCAGTTGAGAACTATATATAGATATTGCAGATTACATGGATGGCTATATGTATGCCACATTAGTTATTTGTCTACTTAGCTATATGTGCCACCTTACATATTTATGATCAAAGTTTGATCATCAAACCTTGGCCCTGAATTTTCAATCAGAGACCCCGTCAATACTAAAAGTATTTAGTTTTGAGTAGTTCTACTCTTATCAATATTACTGATTACCTCAGGAAGACTGGAATGATAGCACTGTAAGTAGCGACATATCAAAGCTACGAATGCAGAACAGATTGGAAGCAACAACTAGGCGTGAAAGAGCATTAGCTTATGCTTTCTCGCAACAGGTAAAAGTATCGTAAAATGTATGACTAACTGAAATAAGCATAAATTTTATAGCAGGGGTTGTATCATATTAAAGACACTTATATCTTATTACTTTAGCTAAGAGTCTGTTCGAAGAAGAAACATAGCAGATCCAAGTCGGATGTCGTGGAATCTAACATGGGCTGGAGTTGGCTCGAACGTTGGATGGCAACCCGCCAGAAGGAAAATTGCTTACTAGACATCACGAAGCAATATGAGCCGCCTAACAGTAACCAAATATCCGATACAGGTGATCAACAAAGACTGTGCAGTGGAGGATAAGATGGTTGAAGATGCAACATCTCAACTATGCAAGAGTTTTGGCAATGTTAAAAACTAGTCCAAGTTGAGTCTTCCATTTGTATAGATTAAAATACATGTGAGGTTGAAGTTGTGAATAGTGTCTTGGCTACTAGGTATCTGCAATTCTGCATACTGCAGGACAGCCAGGAAATTAAGTTAAGTTTATTTTAACACCTTGACGGATAATGTTGGACGTTTTAAGCAAGCGTGTCAAGTTTACATGTTACATTTTAACACAGCTTTGGACTTGAAAACAGTCGCTAACTGCTGAGAAAAGAAGCTAAAACAAACTTGATCATCTGTATGAAGATCAGAAGATGCATGGATGTCTAACATTAAAAACGATAATTTAATTGTATATATGGTCGAATTGATGACCGTGAATTGTATACCAGAACCAACAAAAGATTGATTAATGCCCCTCACAAAGATTTCAATTCAATTCATTCGGAATAGTTGTTGACCCGAATAATAGATTGAGATATTACCAATTAGAAATTATCAAATATGTTTGatattataataatttattatataaattttgtattaatatattaatatcagatttatattatatttaaaattaatttataacaATTAATCATATTCGAATGATAAAACATTTTTTACAAAGaatcaaaaatcaattcaaaaatattatataaaaaatttattgtGGAGAATTGATAATCATACACTCCTCAATATTTTTTATGAAGACTAATGAATTGAGAAAGGGAAAGGaggagaaaaaaaaaagaaatgatctaaattattttttttatggtTTGAATCCTAAAACGAAATAAAACCTTAcaattattcttttaaatctttttctAATATTAAGCAATCTCAAAGTagtcaaatatatttatatttataataatatagtaAATTAATATAATCAGTTATTTTATGACAtcattatttttttgaataaattaacatataaattatatcaatattattttaatataaaaaaatagttattttttatttttcaaaagtATTTTCATATTAATCTTTTTTCGTAATCTaagatttaaattataattgaaaTCAGAAAGAAAAAGTGAAAAATGAATCCAAATAAGTGTTAAACATAGTTCAAGggattttaaataaatttaaaaataaaaggAGAGGCGgaattatatttttataccaAACAAACATCGAGCACAATTATTTCTTCCCTCTATTAATTATCTAAACAAAACGCCATGTTGAATAATGAATGCAAAGAAATGTAATATGGAAGGGGTAAATAtgttttttgaattttttttggcTATTAAGACTATTGAACAAAACAACTAAAAGATGTAAAAATATTATGTTTTAACAGAAATCATACAAAACAtaatatatcaaaaactcacctaattatattaattaaatttGTCTTGTTACTTAATTAAGAACTCGGCTTCTATTTTGAGAGAATGCAAGATTTTCTAGATTTGTTTGTTACTTTTAAATTAAGAACCCGTTCATGTTTTATAGATTAGTAACACGgttttacaaaacttgcactaaaatatactATACAAATTCTAAAGTAACATTGTCTATTTCCTTTTTTGGTGTTGGCAAATTTGTGTTGAATCCTTCCGGTCTGTGGACTCGAGTTGAGAAAGAGGGCTAAAAGCAAAACAAAACTCGTCGAATGCCTTATATAGATATCCAATCTATCAAATAGCAGAATTACTACAAAAACGTTTAGACTGGTAGGTCAAAGTAGAGCTTCAAGCATCCTTTGTCTAGtgaatcttgacccttgatcttgtattcttcaagttattttgtagtctttccaattcagtaaataaattgtttgttaactgataatcttgaatcttgaacttgtctgtattctgaatttaAGATAGTATGTCGAGACCTCTTTTTGTTccatagagaagtgacatatcgataagtataataacttatcgctatcttgagttctctataggtatatttgacttgtcgaggtctccagtttTCTACATGTAAAATGATTTGTCGATAACTCCAGTTCTCTACAGgacttttgacttgtcgacatcttgagttctctacatgaagaatttgacttgtcgatatctctgagatatttacatgcagaaatgacttgtcgatatatctgagatctctccatacatattttgacttgtcgatatctttgagatctctacatgaggtattgacttgtcaatatttccagttctctacattttcatttgacttgtcgatatctctgagatctctacatgtaaaaatgacttgtcgatatcttttgggacttctctataagtcattttggacttttcgactgacttctcgatattccttgatatgtgacttgtcgatatcttaacTTACAACATTTTCCTACAACAGCATTATTCAAgtccaagcttctacacttttctctgaggcatgatcaagaCTTGATCTTTTTCctgagtttattccttagcttgaaactGTTCACTGAAAAAAACaccagtctaatctactaaacatttttaTATACTCAAGGATATAATTATAgaatacaaatattgattatcaaataaattaatcttagggttgtcaatatgacttggTCTTTTTATTatacagacatgtcttgcacaacacagcccttatttaaaatattttaaattaataattgcATATAAAAATGATATACTTTGCGTGAAACAAACTActaacaataataacaataacaAGAGTTAAGTTCTATAAAGTGCACCATTTCTGCttgagtccatatatgttctgttGACCCTACAATATAGTCCCTATTCTGATTATCCAACCCCCTCTAAATGGGGGGTAGCTCTCTATTTATAATCCTTCCTAGTGCACCTGTTCTCTTGTTGGGCCTGGTTTCCTTATCGGTCTTGGGCCCTAACAATAGTCCCCCCCCCCAATGTCCTAAATCTTCTAGATTTGGGCTTTAATTTTGGGAGAAAACATTTGCCACTTAAAACAATTTTGGCATTTCAAAATCTCTCTCTTGTTTTGTCTCTGCCTCTTCACTTTCCTGTAATTGATTACAGTTTTCTTGGAAAAGTAAAGGTCTCTTCTTCTTTTATTTTGGTTCGTAATCCTTTATGCATCCTTATTTGTATTTCATTTAACATACTTGGGTTTCTTGGTTCTTCCTCTTCTTTTGCAGAAAGTGTATTAGCCGGAGGAGCATTTGGAGGATTTGTTACCGTTTGTTAcattggttgtaggtaatttttCCTTTCTTCTTCTCTAGTTATTGTGGGTTGTGTTGTTCGTTGTCTTAGTCGTAATGAGTCAGTCGGTGGAAAGTGGGGGAGATAGCAGGTCTTATGGATCAGAAAATACTTTTAATGAATTGGAGCCGTTGGATTCTACTCGTGTGCCATTGAGGGGTTCTATTAGTTTTTGTCCCTTAGAGATGGCTTTGAGATGGGTGGAGATATGAAGGGAGACAACGTTGGTGATGGTTCGAGGATTGAAGGGGCCAGTGATGCTGCTACGATTTTTGACACCGATATGGGGGCCATGGTTTTGGATAGTAAAGTTAAGTTCTTTAGGTCCCAACGACCTTATAATGCTGCTAGTATATATCACAAGGTTCCTTTGGATATGAGTTTTTTATTTggtttttttctttttctgatggGTTCACGGTGACTGCGCCAAGTATTGGAGATCGGATGTGGGATTCACCTCGTCCAGGATTATAAGTTGTTCCTGACCTATGGTTTGCGTATGGGTTCAGGCTTCCCATGCATCCCTTTTTTCAAGTCTTGAAGGCTCTGAACTTTGGGATAGGTCAAATATCACCTAATCTGGTACTTCAATCAAATGGGATTATTGCTCGCTGTAGCGAATTGGATTGGAACCCACTCttaatcttttcttttctctaTACCGACTAAAGTCCACGGGAGCTCAAGTATATTTTGATGCTAAACCTGGATGTCCAAAGCTCATAAGTACGCCATCCTCGAATTAAGGTTGGTACTTGAGGTAGGCGTGGTACGAAGATTGTGAGATTGCTGAGGTGGCCCCGTGGTGTCGCTTGTCTTCTCAAACTTTGAAGGTTCTTAGTGATGCAGGGTCGATGACAGCCATAGATTTGGCTGAGTTTTGCGGTCATGTTTCGTGTTTCAAGGCCTCGTCTTTTTCCGATATACGGTTTTTGTGTAACCATTGTCGTAAGATACAATGTTTTGTTTTTAGACCTAACTTTACTGTCTTGTACTTTTTGTTTTCTTATTGTTTTTCACGTTATACCTTGCGATTTCTGATTTGGAGTCTTGTTTGCCTTTTTCAGCTGTTGGTCCGAAACTTCGTCTGTTGGTGAATTCACACTTGAGGATGCCTTCTGAGAGTTTTTTAAAGTTGTTGGCTAAGAAGAGGGTTGGAGCCGAGGTCGATGGAGCTGTTGAGGGAGGGAGTGACCTGGGGAAGCTTCCTGTTGGGTCTGGGAATCAAGATTTGCTTGTTGTTTCAGGAGTTGCGGCGAAGGATTCAAAGGTAGACGTGGCTGTTAAAGATAAAAAGAGGCACCTTGAGCATGGGTCTTAACGTTCTCATCATCACAAGAAGCATAAGGACGCCTCGAAGGTAGTTGTTCTCGAAGGTAGTGATCCTGCTTCGATGGGGTTGACTGTATCTAAGAAAGATGGATCGGATAGGAAGGCTGGTTTTGCCGGGGATTTGGTTCTAGCCAAAGGCAAGGAAGTTGTTTCTGCGGAATTTCCTCTAGGTGTTGAGGCCTCGGAGCCATCAAAGCCTCACTTCCTTGCGGCTTGTCGTGATTATGCCTTGAAGGTTCATTTTTTTCCTTTCTTCGCTTATTTTTCCTCTCCTCTCTTTTTTATGCTTCATCCATCTTTATTTGTGGTTTGTGTtctttgttttatttttatagaattttgCCTTGTGAAAGTAAGTAATTTTTTCTTGGTTTTACTGTAGATTGTGGCAAAGGTCGAGGCTGCTAATGCCGGCAATGTAATTTTTGATGTTGGAGAGGTTCGTAGGCTTTGTAGTGAGATCCTTGATTTGAAAAAATCGCAGTCGATTCTGCAAGATCAACTATCTGGTCTCACTCGCGATCAGGAGACTAATTCCTCCAAGATATCAAGTTTAATGAATGAGAACACAAATCTCTCTAATGAATGTAGCTCGTTGTCCATTACGGTGAAGAAGCAGGTGATTGATTTGGCTAAAGTGAATTCAAAAATTGCTACGTTGAAGGTTGAACATGGGGAAGCTTTGCAATCTGTTGTGGAGGCGAGGGACGCTGCTAAGAAGGATCTTAAAGAGGCCAAGGATGCTTTAGCTTCGCTAGAGGAGAAGTCTCTTCAGCTTTTCGAAGAGGGCTATCGCGAGTGCTGGAAGCGTATGGGGTCACGAGGCTTCGATGTAGATGGTGATCGTTGGGAAGATTATCTCAGGAAGGAGCAGGGAAGAATCCGGGGGGCTGTCGAGGTAATGTCGGTTGGGGCTACACCAGTTGCTCCGGTGACCGAAGAAGCGGACGTTGCAACTGATATTTAAGTTATCCCTGGATATGTCCTGATTTTCACTATGTTTTAACATTAATTTTATTTCCGGTGCTTTAAGTTTGTCTTGGATTTTGGCTTGCTTTTGTGAACTCGTTTGGAGATTTTGTGGGATTTTGACAATGCTTTAAATATTTATCTGCGTATGCCAAGTAGTTTGTTGGGCATTTCTGCTTTCTTGTTTTTGCTTGCCATTTGTTGTCCACTTTGTCTTGATTTGGTATTGGTGCGTTCTTTCATCTTCTTGTGATGGAGACTTTCTTCTATTTGTGTTAGCGTATTTTGGTTGTTAGAGTAGTTATTTTGCTTGTCTTTGTGATTTTGAGGGACTCAATTTTGAATGAGATTTTAGGCGTTTGAGGGCTTTGCCTTGATGGATGCTCGATTGTTTTCTGACCATAGCTTGGCACCTTGAAGTTGATTGTGAATAACAAGGAAAGACCCTTACTTTGGTCCCTTTTTTCCTTTATTCTGTTTTTTGTAAAACTTTTGTTTTAGATTATTGAAATTGTGTCGGGCTTTCCATACTCGTTGTCGTGGTTTAATATTTTATTGTTGGCTATGTAATAGACTGAAACATAGGGAGCAATTTTAATTGATTGAGGGCGTGAGAGCCGAATTTGTAGATGTAGGATCCTCGGAGACTCACATCATGTCGAGTTCTCGTGGATTTTGATGGGAGAAATTACATAAATTATAATAACTTAAGTCATTGTATTTGTTGATTGTAGCCCTTTCTTTTGGATCTTCACGAGTAGAACTTTCGCAAGTGGACTGCATTCCAAGTGTTTGGAATAGGTGAGCCGTCGAGGTGAGTGGGAAGGAATGTTTCCGGCCTGATGACCCTTACTACCCTGTAAGGGCCTTCCCAAGGAGAGGAGAGTTTGCTAACTTTGTTAGGTTGGGATACCGTTGTTTCTCGCAGAACAAAATCATTGACCTCGAGGCTTCTAGGCTTCATCTTGGAATCAAAGTATTTCAAAGTTCTTTCCTGGAATTTGGTAATCTTGAGATGAGCCGAATCCCTGAGTTCCTCAACAAGGTCGCAGTTGAGACGTAGTCCTATTGAGGACTCTTCAGCATTGAAATTTTGGAGACGCGTCGAGCCCAAGCTAACCTCAATAAGGAGAACTGCTTCAGTTCCATAAGCCATTTTGAATGGAGTTTGCCCAGTGGATGCCCTTGGGGTCGTACGGTAGCTCCAGAGAACGTTTGATAGTTCATCAACCCATAGCCTGTTAGCCTCTGCCAGTCTTTTCTTGATGCCTTGGAGAATTGTTTTGTTTGTTATTTCCACTTGCCCGTTGCATTGGGGGTAAGCTACTCAGGCCTTGGAGTGTTGTATTTGGAGTTATTCGAAAGTCTTTTCTATTTCACTTCCCACAAATTGGGTGCATTGTCTGTGACGACTATTCGTGGGACTCCAAAATGAAACACTATGTTTTCCATAAAAAAGTTGATGACTTCGATTTCTCTGATTCGTGCAAGGGCCTTGGCCTCGACCCATTTAGTGTGGTAGTCTATGGCTACGATGATGAATTTTTTCTGTCCCGAGCTTTCTGGTAATGGGCCTACGAGGTCCATTCCCCACATATAAAAGGGACATGGCGAAGTGATCGAGGACAAAGTTGTGGGAGGTCTGTGAGCGACCGAACTATAAAGTTGGCATGACTTGTATTTTTTGGTGAACTCCTCGCAGTCTTGTTGCATTGAAGGCCAGTGGAAGCCGTATCGCATGATTTTGAGAGCGAAGTTTTTACCAGCTAAATGTTCCCCATAGATTCCTGTATGGACCTCGATTATGGCTAGTTCAACCTCGTCTTTTCTGACGCATTTGAGTAACGGTTCTGTTAGAGATTCTCTGTATAGCTGATTGTTTTCGAGGCAGTAGTTTCTTGCTATGAAAGCTATTTTCCTTTTGTCGCCTTCACTCATTTCGGGCAGAGTTCCCAGGATAAACTGGATTAAGGGTTTTCTCCAGTCTTGTATGGAGGAAATGCAATTGACAGATGGGGAAGGCTCTATTATCGACGAGGCTGAGAGCATTATGACATAAACTGGTGTAGTGGGAGATTTGGTGTCAGAAGTCTCGAGCTTAGATAAAGCATCAGCCCAGTGGTTTATGGATCTGTCTATATAGTTCAGTACCCAATAAGATATTGGATCTAGCAGACCTTTGACAATCTTTGCATAAGACGTCATTCTTTCGTTGATTATCTTGTTTTCTCCTATAATCTGTTTGACCACGAGCTGGGAGTCGCAGAAGATCTCAATGTCGCTGACCTACGATAAAAGCTTCGTATTCTGCCTCGTTATTAGTGGCTTTGAACTTGAATTTGACAGCTTGTTGGATCTTGAAACCTTCTGGGCTTGTGAGGACGACGTTCGCACCTTCGAAGCTTGCTATTCAGGATCCGTCAGTAAAAAGGGCCCATGATTTTTTGGTTGCTTCTGACCCAAGTTCACCTTTTTCCTTAGACATTAAGTTACACTCAACGACGAAGTCAGATAGGGCTTGTGATCTTGTCGATGTTCTCATAACAAACTCTATGTTGAATTGACTTAGTTCGACGGTCCATGCGGCCAACCTTCCTGTCATATCGGGCCTGTGGAGGACTTTTCGAAGTGGTTGGTTAGTCATTATACTGATCAACCGGCCTTGAAAGTAGTGTCACGACTTTCTACTTGAGATTATGAGGGCGAAGATAAGCTTTTCAATTTTCAAATATCGAGTCTCCGCATCCTTCAACATATGGCTGACGAAGTATATCGAAAGTTGCTCTGACCCTTTTTCTTTCACTAGCACCGAGGCAACAGTGGTGTCTGATGCGGATAGGTAGATTTTAAGGGGCTCGCAGGGAGATGCTTTTGTCAATACCGGTGGTGAAGCTAGGAAGGCCTTGATGCATTGTAGGCTTGCTTCGCAAGCGTCATCCCAAATGAACTTGTTTGATTGCGAGGCCTTTTTGATAGTTACAAGCATTGGTAAACATCTCTTGGAGGATTGGGGAATAAAGCGACGTAAAGCGGCTATCGAGCCAGTGAGGCGTTGAAGGTCTTTTAGCAATTTAGGAGTTGGTAATTCCTGAATTGCCTTAATTTGAACTGGATCTGCTTCGATGCCTCTGTTTGTTAGGAGGTATCTTAAGAACTTGCCCCCTATCAAACCAAAGGAGCATTTAGACGGGTTTAAGCGCATCTTATGGGCCCTGATCCTCGTGAATGTTTCTACGAGGTCTTGATATGGTCTGAAGATTTGACTAACTTTACGATCATATCATCGACATAAATCTGCAAATTTTGGCCGATCTGTGCAGCGAAAATAGTGTCCATGGTTTTCTGGAAATTTGCACCCGCGTTAAGGAGGCCGAATGGTAGGACTTTGTAAGCGAAGACGCCTCTATACGTTATAAATGTCATATGGTCCTGGTCTTCTTTTTCCAgcttgatctgattatatcccgCAAAAGCATCCATGAAGGATAACATCTCGTGCTCCGCAGTCGAATCTATGAGTTGATATATGTTGGGTAGAGGGTAGAAATCTTTCGGACATGCTTTGTTGACATCTGAGTAGTCAAGGCACATTCGCCATTTGATACTACTCTTCTTTACTAGGACAGCATTCGCAATCCATTTAGGTAATTCCACTTCCTTGATAAAACATGCCTCGAGGATCCTGTTAATTTCAACATATATGGCCTCCTATTTTTCGGCAGAGAAGACTCTTTTCTTTTGTTATATGGGGAGAGCTTCTGGAGAGATGTTTAGTCTGTGAAGAGCTATCTCCTCGGGTATCCCTGGCATGTCTTTTGGATCCCAAGCAAAGATGTCTGTGAAGTCACGAAGTGTTTGTATCAACTGTCATTTGGTATATGGGTGTAAAACAGCTCCTATTTTAACTTTTTTATCCTCGGAGGAGTCGTGGAGGTTGACATCTTCCAGTTCTTCATTGGGTTCGCAGTTGCTTGGCATAAGTACCTCGATTATTTCTCTTGGGTCAACTTCCACCACTTGGTGGACTTCGGAGGGTTGAGAGGGTCGTTTTTTAGGAATGGAGTTTCCTAAGTAGCATTGTCGCGAGGCCTTTTGATCTCCACATACCTCACCGACCCCAAACTCAACCTCACCGACCCCAAACTCAGTAAGGAACTTCATTTTCAAATAGGCGATGGAGGTGATTGCCTTGAGGGGTCCTATAGTGGTCCGCCCTATTATAGCATTAAAGCTTGAGATTGCATTGACAACATGAAATTTAACCATACGCCAAATCTGGAAAGgtggagaaccaaatagggtcGGAAGATCGATGACGCCCACGAGCTTAACCTCATTCCCTGTAAAATCATAAAGAGGAGTACCTTTGGCTGTATCGAGCTTTCTATCATCCAGGTCCATTCTCGAATAAGCGCTGTAGTATAGGATGTCTACAGAACTTCCGTTATCTACCATAATCTTTTTGACCGTATTCGTTCCAATTTTAGTTGTTATGACAAGAGCATCTTGATGGTCTTCAATgatgtcatctatataatctttATCTGAGAAGGAGATGATAGGGGTTGGATTTCTTCGAGGCCTTTTGGTCTCAACTCTGCAGACGTCTCGAGCATATAGTTTCTTGGAATTGTTTGAGAATCCACCTGCTGAGTGGCCTCCTGAGATGACGTCGATTACCCTATCTTGATCGTGGCGTTGAGATCTGTAAGACTGGGTGCTCTCAACGTAATGGGCTAACTGTCCATTACGCACCTTGTCCTCTATGAGGTTTATCAATTGAAAGCACTGCTCAGTCTCGTGCCCTGTGTCTTCGTGGAAGTCATAATACTTGGTACTTGGCAGTTTATTAGGGTTCATTGGCCTTGGAGGTCTATAAGAGGGATCTGTTTTAAGGACTGCCAATATCGTGACCTTATCCGTGTTTAACTTTATTGGTTCTGGATAATCCCTTGTCTTCAAAGCCCTTTGTTTGTCTTCCCGACCCTTGGAGCTCTCTGTCGAACGATATCGAGGCCTTTGATATCCTCGAGGAGACGGGGGGTCTTGCGAGGTTCTAGAGCTGCGGATTCTCCCTGGCTGTCATGGGCTGCGATACTCTTTCCTCTCATAATCTCTAGATTTTCTTGGACTTCGATTGCGATAAGTCCTCGGGGATCGGGAATGTTGGATGCTTCCCACAGCTTCCTAAAGAGTTAATCTATGTTCAATGATTTTGATAGCCGTCTGTAAGGTCTTGGGTTCCTTCTCAAAAAGCTCCTCTAGTAGCTGACTATGCTGTGTCCTGTTGATGCCTGCAATGAGGTAATTAACAGCCAACGGGTCCGCGAGGTCTGTAATCTCAGCGATGTGTGCTCTGAAGCGAGTCAGATAAGCTCTTAAACTTTCATTTGATCGTTGGTAGACTGAGATAAGCGATGCTGTTATTTTTCCGCCTCGTTTGTTACTAGAGAAACGAGTTCTGAACTTGCTTTTCAAGATGGACCAGGAGTCGATTGATCGAGGCTGAAGGTTGTTGAATCAATTTAGTGTTGTACCCTTCAAACAGGTAGAGAAGAACCGGCAACGAGCTACCTTCGAATGACCAAAAAAGTCCATCCTGCCATCGAATAAGTTGATAAAATCTGACAGGTCCGTAGATCCGTCAAAAGAGTCTATAGGAGGTACTTTTAACTCTCTGTTAATCTTCGCATTTTCAATTTTAACTGAGAGAGGTCTTTCAGATGCTACTTCGATACCCCGCTTTGCGTTTGGATGTAGTTCTTAATGAGGGATAAGTCATCTTCCAGCTTTGTGAGTTTCGAGATTTGACGGCGCTTCGAACCCACGATGTGACTCTCATCCTCCTCATAACTGTCAACATTGTCCCTGCTTTCTTTATTCCTTTTTGAGTAAAGC is a window of Apium graveolens cultivar Ventura chromosome 11, ASM990537v1, whole genome shotgun sequence DNA encoding:
- the LOC141696759 gene encoding protein IQ-DOMAIN 33-like, producing the protein MGITGELVRSVFSKSRSIRTHETSIRSNSERRKWKTSVRSYLCGDEYNSFLTQEDSASVGSSKVTVSAQPEFSSVAEGNPSSSVWSSEATITQPVPLGLIDAVDAESRQTNGDMHEKQNSTSRLINKDDAATIIQLAFRSFQARRTIEGLKLTDGNDNPTVGAESRRSGSTGTSIEFQTGNTTGVHSLRDKIEKMPQPLQIKGRRQGLKLKEDWNDSTVSSDISKLRMQNRLEATTRRERALAYAFSQQLRVCSKKKHSRSKSDVVESNMGWSWLERWMATRQKENCLLDITKQYEPPNSNQISDTGDQQRLCSGG